A window of Verrucomicrobiota bacterium contains these coding sequences:
- a CDS encoding slipin family protein, producing MDSLSKLLSVATWLVAVVIVAVVILPQTFRVLREYQRGVIFRLGKLLRAKGPGLIFLYPFVDRMVRMDLRVVTIDVDKQEIMTRDNVPATVDAVVYFRVVDPVAAVIKVENYLKATSLIAQTTLRSVLGGADLDELLSHRDKINHTLQEIIDRQTDPWGVKVTAVEVRDVALPESMKRAMATQAEAERERRAKIVNAEGEFQAAEKMVQAAAMMSQQPIALQLRFLQTMREISSEHNTTTFLPIPIDLFSPFLKKS from the coding sequence ATGGACTCGTTATCCAAACTCCTCAGCGTCGCCACCTGGCTGGTGGCGGTCGTGATCGTGGCCGTGGTAATCCTCCCCCAAACCTTCCGCGTTTTGCGCGAATACCAGCGCGGCGTCATTTTTCGACTCGGCAAGTTGCTGCGCGCAAAAGGCCCCGGGCTGATCTTCCTGTATCCCTTCGTTGACCGGATGGTGCGCATGGACCTGCGCGTCGTCACGATTGATGTCGATAAACAAGAAATCATGACGCGCGACAATGTGCCGGCCACGGTGGACGCAGTGGTTTACTTTCGCGTCGTGGACCCGGTGGCGGCGGTCATCAAGGTGGAGAACTATCTGAAGGCGACCTCGCTGATTGCGCAGACGACGCTGCGGAGCGTGCTGGGCGGGGCCGATCTGGACGAGCTGTTATCCCACCGGGACAAGATCAACCACACGTTGCAGGAAATCATTGACCGGCAGACCGACCCGTGGGGCGTGAAAGTCACGGCGGTCGAAGTTCGGGATGTCGCACTGCCAGAAAGCATGAAGCGCGCGATGGCCACGCAGGCCGAAGCGGAACGGGAACGGCGCGCCAAGATCGTCAATGCGGAAGGCGAATTTCAGGCCGCTGAGAAGATGGTCCAGGCCGCCGCGATGATGAGCCAGCAGCCGATTGCGCTGCAATTGCGCTTTCTGCAAACCATGCGGGAGATTTCCAGCGAGCATAACACGACGACGTTCTTGCCGATACCCATTGATCTGTTCTCGCCGTTTCTGAAGAAGTCGTAA
- a CDS encoding FAD-dependent oxidoreductase, with product MPQSYNVTVPDVGYFERQVLCRTGCPVQTDAGGYVQAIAEGRHEDAYVIARRPNPFASICGRVCAAPCEAKCRRKDIDAAVAIRALKRFVCEQHGVDSGHFDLDKVYPTAQRTERAKLGNGRRVAVIGAGPAGLGCAHDLALMGFKATVFEAQNMAGGMLTLGIPQYRLPREIIQAEIQVIVNLGVEIKLNSRLGRDFSLTSLKQDGFEAIFLGIGAHKSRELNIEGVDLDGTFRAIDYLLNINLGYQINLHGKVVVIGGGNVAFDVARSVVRQAGEIDDMSPEAMRKILKEATTTLDQLTRGEKEGPEDLKVALDVARQALRAGVREVHMYCLESLEEMPATKAEIDEAVEEGVKLHTRWGPKRILGKDGKVSGIELIKVASVFDQNRRFNPTFLEGTEETVPADGVVLAIGQSADLSWVRPEDNLKTTGRGTIEADPQTLATSRPDVFAGGDLAFGPRIIITAVAEGRRAARSIATFLTGKPPTESTTVRTTIYNAHRMFPGYERLPRREPPAIAIERRVGIAEVENAFPQPEAWTQANRCLKCHVGPVFDGDLCVLCGGCVDVCPESCLRIVDVTNMKGDATLTAAITARYGSPPTSGMAAAIIKDETACIRCGLCAARCPTHAITMERVERLQLA from the coding sequence ATGCCACAGTCTTACAACGTCACGGTTCCGGATGTTGGCTATTTTGAGCGACAGGTGCTCTGTCGCACGGGTTGTCCGGTTCAGACGGATGCCGGCGGTTACGTTCAAGCAATCGCCGAGGGCCGGCACGAAGACGCCTACGTCATCGCCCGCAGGCCGAATCCCTTCGCCTCCATCTGTGGGCGCGTGTGTGCGGCGCCGTGCGAGGCGAAATGCCGGCGCAAAGACATTGACGCCGCCGTCGCCATCCGCGCGCTGAAACGATTCGTGTGCGAGCAGCACGGGGTGGACTCGGGACACTTCGATCTCGACAAGGTTTATCCCACCGCCCAACGCACTGAGCGCGCCAAGTTGGGCAACGGTCGCAGAGTTGCCGTGATCGGGGCCGGGCCGGCGGGCTTGGGCTGCGCGCACGATCTCGCCTTGATGGGATTCAAGGCGACGGTCTTCGAGGCGCAGAACATGGCGGGCGGGATGTTGACGCTGGGGATTCCGCAATACCGTTTGCCGCGCGAAATCATCCAGGCCGAGATCCAGGTGATCGTCAATCTCGGAGTCGAGATCAAGTTGAACAGCCGGCTGGGCCGCGACTTCTCGCTGACCAGTCTCAAGCAGGATGGCTTCGAGGCGATCTTCCTCGGCATCGGCGCGCACAAGAGCCGCGAGTTGAACATCGAAGGCGTGGACCTGGACGGCACGTTCCGCGCGATTGATTATCTGCTCAACATCAATCTCGGCTACCAGATCAATCTACACGGCAAGGTGGTCGTGATCGGCGGCGGCAATGTGGCCTTCGATGTCGCGCGTTCGGTCGTGCGGCAAGCCGGAGAGATTGACGACATGAGTCCGGAAGCGATGCGCAAGATTCTGAAGGAAGCCACGACCACCCTCGATCAACTCACCCGGGGAGAAAAGGAAGGCCCGGAGGACTTGAAAGTGGCGCTCGACGTGGCCCGGCAGGCGTTGCGCGCCGGGGTGCGCGAAGTCCACATGTATTGCCTCGAAAGTTTGGAGGAGATGCCCGCGACGAAAGCCGAGATTGATGAGGCCGTCGAGGAAGGCGTGAAACTCCACACGCGCTGGGGACCGAAACGCATTCTGGGCAAGGACGGAAAGGTTTCTGGAATCGAGTTGATCAAAGTCGCCTCCGTCTTCGATCAGAACCGGCGTTTCAATCCCACGTTCCTGGAAGGCACGGAGGAAACGGTCCCCGCCGACGGGGTCGTTCTCGCCATCGGCCAGTCGGCGGACCTGTCCTGGGTGCGCCCCGAAGACAATCTCAAGACTACTGGCCGCGGCACGATTGAAGCCGATCCGCAGACCTTGGCCACTTCGCGGCCCGACGTGTTCGCCGGTGGCGATCTTGCTTTCGGGCCGCGCATCATCATCACCGCCGTGGCCGAAGGCCGCCGTGCGGCGCGGTCCATCGCCACGTTTTTGACCGGCAAGCCGCCGACCGAATCCACGACCGTCCGCACGACCATCTACAACGCGCACCGGATGTTTCCCGGTTACGAGCGGCTGCCGCGTCGCGAACCGCCCGCCATCGCGATTGAACGGCGCGTCGGCATCGCCGAAGTCGAGAACGCCTTTCCGCAGCCCGAGGCGTGGACGCAGGCCAATCGTTGTTTGAAGTGCCACGTCGGCCCGGTTTTTGACGGCGACCTTTGCGTGCTGTGCGGCGGCTGTGTGGATGTCTGCCCCGAATCCTGCCTGCGGATTGTGGACGTGACCAACATGAAGGGCGACGCAACGCTGACCGCCGCCATCACCGCGCGCTACGGAAGCCCGCCGACCAGCGGCATGGCCGCGGCGATCATCAAGGACGAAACCGCCTGCATCCGCTGCGGTCTCTGCGCCGCCCGCTGCCCAACTCACGCCATTACCATGGAACGCGTTGAACGACTGCAACTCGCCTGA
- a CDS encoding 4Fe-4S dicluster domain-containing protein, with protein MNRRSFLRATVAAASGLAAVAALAPLRELNNFTSVDEFLQKHYTELTPEEMAKVLKRIENEVEKQYGLRPHVKDYKPMNGVEFVYCLNLTRCIGCRKCVHACVAENNQSRTPEIQYIRVLKMPNGTFDTERAEHNYAPESVPEPGFYYMPVQCHQCKNPPCVKVCPVKATWQDGDGITVIDYNWCIGCRYCEAACPYWARRFNWTKPSIPKERLNLDMSYLGNRPRKQGVMEKCHFCIQRTRAGRYPACVEVCPAGARKFGNILDPASEVSHILKDKRVFVLKEEIGTLPRFYYYFEI; from the coding sequence ATGAATCGGCGCAGTTTTCTTCGCGCCACCGTCGCGGCGGCTTCGGGACTGGCGGCCGTGGCCGCTTTGGCGCCGCTGCGGGAGTTGAATAACTTTACGTCCGTGGATGAGTTCCTGCAAAAACACTATACGGAACTGACTCCGGAGGAAATGGCGAAGGTCCTCAAGCGCATCGAGAACGAAGTCGAGAAGCAATACGGTCTGCGCCCCCACGTTAAAGATTACAAGCCGATGAACGGCGTCGAGTTCGTCTATTGCCTCAACCTGACACGCTGCATCGGTTGCCGCAAATGCGTCCATGCCTGCGTGGCGGAAAACAACCAGTCGCGCACCCCAGAGATTCAGTACATCCGCGTCCTCAAGATGCCCAACGGCACCTTCGACACGGAAAGGGCCGAACACAATTACGCGCCGGAATCCGTACCGGAACCAGGTTTTTATTACATGCCGGTGCAATGCCACCAGTGCAAGAATCCGCCGTGCGTCAAAGTCTGCCCGGTCAAGGCCACTTGGCAGGACGGCGACGGCATCACGGTGATTGATTACAATTGGTGCATCGGCTGTCGGTACTGCGAAGCCGCCTGCCCGTACTGGGCGCGCCGGTTCAATTGGACGAAGCCTTCGATCCCGAAGGAGCGACTCAATCTCGACATGTCGTATCTGGGCAATCGGCCGCGCAAACAGGGCGTGATGGAGAAATGCCATTTCTGCATCCAACGCACGCGGGCCGGGCGGTATCCGGCGTGTGTGGAGGTTTGTCCCGCGGGCGCGCGCAAGTTCGGCAATATCCTCGACCCGGCCAGTGAGGTCTCGCACATCCTGAAAGACAAGCGCGTCTTCGTCCTGAAGGAGGAGATCGGCACCTTGCCGCGCTTCTACTACTACTTCGAGATCTGA
- a CDS encoding cytochrome c, with protein sequence MKKILVLIVAALAATALAARAAEAKEIFTKQCVSCHGPDGKGDTKAGKKMGAANFTDPKLQEKFTDEQMFKTIKEGVKDQEGKIKMKPAEKVTDDEINALVKLVRSFKK encoded by the coding sequence ATGAAAAAAATACTCGTGCTCATCGTCGCCGCCCTGGCGGCAACCGCATTGGCCGCTCGCGCCGCCGAGGCCAAAGAAATCTTCACCAAGCAATGCGTATCGTGCCATGGCCCTGACGGCAAAGGGGACACCAAGGCAGGGAAAAAAATGGGTGCGGCCAACTTCACCGATCCGAAGCTGCAAGAAAAATTCACGGATGAGCAGATGTTCAAGACCATCAAGGAAGGCGTCAAGGACCAGGAGGGTAAGATCAAAATGAAACCGGCGGAGAAAGTGACCGACGATGAGATCAACGCCCTCGTGAAACTGGTCCGCTCCTTTAAGAAGTAG
- a CDS encoding cysteine desulfurase, which produces MNRPIYLDYNATTPVDPRVAEEMWPFVEEQFGNPSSAHALGQTAKAAVEKARGEVAGLLGCQPDEVVFTSGGSESNNMAIKGVAYSLRAKGNHLITSQVEHPAVLNPLRFLERNGFRVTYLPVDRFAMVRVPDVEAAVTPQTILITIMHANNEVGTVEPIAAIGQIGRARGVLVHTDAAQSVGKIPTRVDDLNVDLLTVAGHKLYAPKGVGALYVRRGVKFEPLIHGAEHESGRRAGTENVPSIVALGKACALAGKELDERRARLTELRDHLHNDLQRLYSDHLHLNGHPSERLPNTLNVSFEGRIGSEVLDALGQVAASTGSACHAGTHLLSPVLKAMGVPERLSLGAVRFSLGQGTTDTEIDRVTKFFQEKVK; this is translated from the coding sequence ATGAATCGCCCGATTTATCTTGATTACAACGCAACGACGCCCGTTGACCCGCGCGTGGCGGAGGAGATGTGGCCGTTCGTCGAGGAGCAGTTCGGCAATCCGTCGAGCGCGCACGCATTGGGGCAAACGGCCAAGGCGGCAGTGGAGAAAGCGCGCGGCGAAGTGGCCGGCCTCCTGGGCTGCCAGCCTGACGAGGTCGTGTTCACCAGCGGCGGCAGCGAATCGAACAACATGGCCATCAAAGGTGTGGCGTACTCGCTTCGCGCGAAAGGCAACCACCTCATCACCTCGCAGGTCGAACATCCCGCTGTGCTCAACCCTCTGCGGTTTCTGGAGCGTAACGGATTCAGGGTGACGTATCTGCCCGTTGATCGCTTCGCCATGGTCCGCGTACCCGATGTGGAAGCCGCGGTCACGCCGCAGACGATTCTCATCACCATCATGCACGCCAACAACGAGGTCGGCACGGTCGAACCTATCGCGGCGATCGGGCAAATCGGCCGGGCGCGCGGCGTGCTGGTTCACACCGACGCGGCGCAATCGGTGGGCAAAATCCCGACGCGCGTGGACGATCTGAACGTGGATTTGCTCACCGTCGCGGGCCACAAACTGTATGCGCCCAAAGGCGTCGGTGCGCTTTACGTGCGGCGCGGAGTGAAATTCGAGCCGCTGATTCACGGCGCGGAACACGAGTCGGGCCGACGCGCGGGCACGGAGAACGTGCCGTCCATCGTCGCGCTCGGCAAAGCGTGCGCACTTGCTGGAAAGGAACTGGACGAGCGCCGCGCGCGCCTGACCGAGTTGCGCGACCATCTTCACAACGACTTGCAGAGGCTGTACAGCGACCACCTGCACCTGAACGGTCATCCCAGCGAGCGGCTGCCGAACACACTCAATGTGAGTTTCGAGGGCCGCATCGGCAGCGAAGTGTTGGACGCGCTGGGTCAGGTCGCGGCCTCGACGGGTTCGGCCTGCCACGCCGGCACGCACCTACTCTCGCCCGTGCTCAAGGCGATGGGCGTGCCCGAGCGCCTCAGCCTAGGCGCGGTGCGGTTCAGCCTGGGCCAGGGGACGACCGACACGGAGATTGACCGTGTGACAAAGTTTTTCCAAGAAAAGGTGAAATGA
- a CDS encoding c-type cytochrome, with protein sequence MDSLRKLYPWFALLGLAVGGLVLAGYYNDEYREWKRWQQKFIAQELNRATTPEQKELARALPIEIKQVVLPGLQRVDRCITCHLAVEDPSYAGYQQPLGYHPNHSQHPVEKFGCTICHQGQGRATDREAAHGHIKHWEHPMLPMKYIEASCAKCHSAADLPRENVLTRGRAVFDEQGCIGCHKLGGFGGNIGPELDKVGAKRSPEWLAQHFKTPGEIVPGSGMPPLKRSEAEIEALTLFMLGQTGEPLTEYYVSMKTIPGPELGLRLFEQKGCIGCHSVGGNGGKVGPALDEAAKRRGSDWIVKHFRDPAAVTPGTVMPKFNFAEPEIRALTSFLVSLTETNLVGFMRVPTQASPVERGKAVYRKYGCGGCHGSNGEGGVPNPNAAKANQHVPPLTGSKDVSDVFLESYITEGIPTTAQLDEKGPKPPLYMPGWGDKITEGELADLIKYLQSLKP encoded by the coding sequence ATGGACTCTTTGCGAAAACTTTATCCGTGGTTTGCGCTACTCGGACTCGCCGTCGGCGGATTGGTGTTGGCGGGCTACTACAACGACGAATACCGGGAATGGAAACGCTGGCAGCAGAAATTCATTGCGCAGGAACTCAACCGCGCCACCACGCCCGAACAAAAGGAACTGGCCCGCGCCCTGCCGATCGAAATCAAGCAGGTTGTCTTGCCGGGACTGCAACGCGTGGATCGTTGCATTACTTGTCATCTGGCCGTCGAAGATCCGAGCTATGCCGGCTATCAACAACCGCTGGGTTATCACCCCAATCATTCGCAACATCCGGTCGAGAAATTCGGTTGCACCATCTGCCATCAAGGCCAGGGACGGGCGACGGACCGCGAGGCCGCGCACGGCCACATCAAGCATTGGGAGCATCCGATGCTGCCCATGAAATACATCGAGGCCTCATGCGCCAAGTGTCATTCTGCGGCAGACCTGCCCCGGGAAAATGTCCTGACCCGGGGCCGCGCCGTGTTCGACGAACAAGGTTGCATTGGCTGCCATAAACTCGGCGGCTTCGGCGGAAACATCGGTCCCGAGTTGGACAAAGTCGGCGCCAAACGCAGTCCGGAATGGCTGGCCCAACATTTCAAGACGCCAGGGGAAATCGTGCCCGGCTCCGGCATGCCGCCGTTGAAGCGCAGCGAGGCGGAGATCGAGGCGCTCACCCTCTTCATGCTCGGCCAGACGGGCGAGCCGCTCACGGAATATTACGTTTCGATGAAGACGATCCCCGGGCCTGAACTTGGCCTGCGGCTGTTCGAACAGAAAGGCTGCATCGGCTGCCATTCGGTTGGAGGCAATGGCGGCAAAGTCGGCCCCGCCCTGGATGAAGCCGCGAAGCGACGTGGCAGCGACTGGATTGTGAAACATTTTCGCGATCCGGCGGCCGTCACGCCTGGAACCGTGATGCCGAAATTTAATTTTGCGGAGCCGGAAATCCGGGCGCTGACTTCCTTTCTGGTGTCGCTGACGGAAACCAACCTCGTCGGGTTCATGCGCGTGCCGACGCAGGCCTCGCCCGTTGAACGCGGCAAAGCCGTGTATCGGAAATACGGCTGTGGCGGCTGTCACGGGTCGAACGGCGAAGGCGGCGTGCCGAATCCCAATGCCGCCAAGGCGAACCAGCACGTCCCGCCACTCACCGGCTCGAAGGATGTCTCCGATGTTTTTCTGGAGTCCTACATCACTGAAGGCATACCGACGACCGCACAACTGGACGAGAAAGGTCCCAAGCCGCCCCTCTACATGCCGGGCTGGGGCGACAAGATCACCGAGGGCGAACTGGCGGATCTCATCAAGTATCTGCAAAGCCTGAAGCCGTAA
- a CDS encoding Rieske 2Fe-2S domain-containing protein: MNKGHSPTATPASTRAPQPANGSSRRSFIWLSFGWLASLFALAASGFATVRSLVPNVLYEPSRRFKAGRPTDYPDDTATFIEEVRLFVVRKGNTYRAMSGICPHLGCTVNAVPGKLPFLCPCHGSHFDNNGAVVSGPSPRGLTWFSVTMSKDGRLVIDMDLAVTHDKNLVIKA, encoded by the coding sequence ATGAACAAAGGCCATTCTCCCACCGCCACGCCCGCCTCGACCCGCGCACCGCAACCCGCCAACGGTTCCAGCCGGCGCAGTTTCATCTGGTTGAGCTTCGGCTGGCTGGCTTCGTTGTTTGCGCTGGCCGCGAGCGGCTTTGCCACGGTGCGCTCGCTGGTGCCGAATGTTTTGTATGAGCCGAGCCGCCGTTTCAAAGCCGGCCGGCCAACAGACTATCCGGATGACACCGCCACCTTCATTGAGGAGGTGCGTCTGTTCGTCGTGCGCAAAGGAAACACCTATCGCGCCATGAGCGGCATTTGTCCCCATCTCGGTTGCACGGTGAACGCCGTCCCCGGCAAGCTTCCCTTTCTCTGTCCGTGTCACGGCAGCCACTTTGACAACAACGGCGCCGTGGTCAGCGGCCCCTCGCCGCGCGGGTTGACTTGGTTTTCGGTGACCATGAGCAAGGACGGGCGTCTGGTGATTGACATGGACCTGGCCGTGACCCACGACAAGAACCTCGTCATCAAAGCATGA
- a CDS encoding cytochrome b N-terminal domain-containing protein: MPMQIQLWKKFLNTRVGQSIFRVGLPESNLGRMQAMVSSFLLHLHPAKVHRHSLKFSYTLGLGLISLYLFLILCITGVALMFFYVPSPEHAYNNMKDLEFVVSAGMIARNMHRWSAHLMVLCVFLHMCRVFYTGGYKPPREFNWTVGVGLFVMTLGLSFTGYLLPWDQLAFWAITVGTNIAGYAPIIGKKIQFVLLGGNIVGESALLRFYVLHVILLPAVVVFMIALHLWRVRKDGGLSRPGEPDVLVQQSETGQLSTSKTYGLMELARGTSPAVGLKPEEELPAWPHLVFRELLLFLATMVVVMFLSVFWNAPLEEFANATHPPNPAKAPWYFLGLQELVAYSAFWGGVAVPALLLVALVALPYLDRKRAGIGVWFARERRVAVTIFTICVVAAVVFTVIGTYFRGPNWGWVWPWAASALTPH; this comes from the coding sequence ATGCCAATGCAGATACAACTCTGGAAAAAATTCCTCAACACGCGCGTCGGCCAATCCATCTTTCGCGTTGGTTTGCCGGAGAGCAATCTGGGCCGGATGCAGGCGATGGTTTCGAGTTTCCTGCTCCACCTGCACCCGGCCAAGGTGCACCGGCACTCGCTCAAGTTTTCCTACACCCTGGGCTTGGGCCTGATTTCGCTCTACCTCTTTTTGATTCTGTGCATCACCGGCGTGGCGCTGATGTTCTTCTACGTCCCGAGTCCGGAGCACGCGTACAACAACATGAAGGACCTGGAATTTGTGGTGTCGGCGGGAATGATCGCGCGCAACATGCACCGGTGGTCCGCGCACCTGATGGTGCTCTGCGTGTTCCTGCACATGTGCCGCGTGTTTTATACCGGGGGTTACAAGCCGCCGCGCGAATTCAACTGGACCGTTGGTGTCGGCTTGTTCGTCATGACGCTGGGCCTTTCCTTCACCGGCTATCTGCTGCCGTGGGACCAACTGGCCTTCTGGGCGATCACGGTCGGAACGAACATCGCCGGCTACGCGCCAATCATCGGGAAGAAGATTCAGTTCGTTCTGCTGGGCGGAAATATCGTCGGCGAATCGGCGCTGCTCCGCTTTTACGTGCTGCACGTCATCCTGCTTCCCGCCGTCGTGGTGTTTATGATCGCCCTGCACCTCTGGCGGGTGCGCAAGGACGGCGGACTCTCGCGGCCCGGCGAACCCGACGTGCTCGTGCAACAGTCGGAAACCGGCCAGCTTTCCACGAGCAAGACCTACGGACTGATGGAACTCGCGCGCGGCACATCGCCTGCCGTGGGTCTCAAGCCCGAGGAGGAATTGCCGGCCTGGCCGCACCTGGTGTTTCGCGAACTTCTCTTGTTCCTGGCCACGATGGTCGTGGTCATGTTCCTGAGCGTGTTCTGGAATGCACCGCTCGAGGAGTTCGCGAATGCGACGCATCCGCCGAATCCAGCAAAGGCGCCTTGGTATTTTCTCGGGTTGCAGGAACTTGTGGCTTACTCGGCGTTCTGGGGAGGCGTGGCGGTGCCGGCGCTGCTGCTCGTGGCGCTCGTCGCCCTGCCCTATCTCGACCGCAAACGAGCGGGGATCGGCGTCTGGTTTGCGCGCGAGCGACGCGTGGCGGTCACGATCTTCACGATTTGCGTCGTGGCCGCAGTGGTCTTCACCGTCATCGGCACTTATTTCCGCGGGCCGAACTGGGGCTGGGTTTGGCCGTGGGCTGCGTCGGCTCTCACCCCTCACTGA
- the nrfD gene encoding polysulfide reductase NrfD: MRAVTSYLTFLSRCARIALVGDWRYYLWVGVLGVVCLLGLNAYAKQFVHGLVVTGMSDQVSWGVYIANFTFLVGVAAAAVMLVIPVYIYKNEELEELVIFGELLAVAAILMCLAFVTVDLGRPDRFWHLLPGIGKFNFPGSMLSWDVIVLNGYLVLNVYICGYMLHSRYRGKHPSKWFYIPFVFIGIVWAVSIHTVTAFLYVGLGGRPFWNSAIVAPRFLASAFTAGPALIILALQVIRRVTSYRSPGAMGLERMATDLGSGRAAGLEDLDTLAVHLPALRNVSKEIRHECLVGARVFEVPAGAVVTHEGDTQTNSFFILSGRVLMRRQEGENYRIVKILNAGGLFGEIAALTGAPRAATAITDGPVQLLRLPPTSLRRLMRDHKMHSLIKSGMARRVVITDRALLTLRGIVQVSMVINVFLLFTEVFKEFYTESLHGASAKYLFFGLHGYHALNPWIWTAIACNLTAMVLLLLPVSRSLKFLDVACVLAIVGIWIEKGMGLVIPGFVPTPLGEMVEYTPSLNETLICLGIWAFGLLCYTVLLRVAVPILQGEISQANEPGAGLQDTDAQLRSLVEAQSSHKSHVETAYD, encoded by the coding sequence ATGCGAGCTGTTACGAGCTACCTCACCTTCCTCAGCCGCTGTGCGCGCATCGCGCTCGTCGGTGACTGGCGCTACTACCTTTGGGTGGGCGTGCTCGGCGTGGTGTGCCTGCTCGGGCTGAATGCCTACGCCAAGCAGTTCGTCCACGGGCTGGTGGTCACCGGCATGAGCGATCAGGTATCCTGGGGCGTTTACATCGCCAACTTCACCTTCCTGGTCGGTGTCGCCGCCGCGGCCGTGATGCTCGTGATCCCGGTTTACATCTACAAGAATGAGGAACTGGAAGAACTGGTCATCTTTGGCGAACTCCTGGCGGTGGCGGCGATCCTCATGTGTCTGGCCTTTGTGACGGTGGATTTGGGCCGGCCCGACCGTTTCTGGCATTTGCTGCCTGGGATCGGAAAATTCAATTTTCCCGGTTCGATGCTCAGTTGGGACGTGATCGTGCTGAATGGGTATCTGGTTTTGAACGTGTATATCTGCGGTTACATGCTCCACAGTCGTTACCGGGGCAAACATCCCAGCAAATGGTTTTACATCCCGTTTGTTTTCATTGGCATTGTCTGGGCCGTCTCCATTCACACGGTCACAGCCTTTCTCTATGTCGGTTTGGGGGGGCGGCCATTTTGGAACTCCGCCATCGTGGCGCCGCGGTTTCTGGCTTCGGCGTTCACCGCCGGTCCGGCGCTGATCATCCTGGCGCTGCAAGTTATTCGTCGGGTCACCTCTTACCGAAGTCCAGGCGCGATGGGTTTGGAGCGGATGGCCACCGACCTGGGGTCCGGCCGGGCCGCCGGCCTTGAGGATCTGGATACCCTGGCCGTGCATCTGCCGGCCCTGCGGAACGTTTCGAAGGAAATCCGCCACGAATGTCTGGTCGGAGCGCGCGTGTTTGAAGTGCCAGCCGGCGCCGTCGTGACGCACGAGGGCGACACACAAACGAACAGCTTCTTCATCCTGAGTGGACGGGTGCTCATGCGCCGGCAGGAGGGTGAGAATTACCGCATTGTGAAAATCCTCAACGCCGGCGGACTTTTCGGTGAAATCGCCGCGCTTACGGGCGCCCCCCGCGCCGCCACCGCGATCACCGACGGCCCGGTCCAACTCTTGCGCTTGCCGCCAACGTCTCTGCGCCGGCTCATGCGCGACCACAAGATGCACTCGCTGATCAAGTCCGGCATGGCCCGGCGGGTGGTGATCACGGACCGCGCGCTCCTCACCTTGCGCGGCATCGTGCAGGTTTCCATGGTCATCAACGTTTTTCTGTTGTTCACCGAGGTCTTCAAAGAGTTCTACACCGAGAGCCTGCACGGCGCCTCGGCCAAATACCTCTTCTTCGGTCTGCACGGGTATCACGCGTTGAACCCGTGGATCTGGACGGCGATCGCGTGCAACTTGACCGCGATGGTGTTGCTCCTCCTGCCGGTCAGCCGCAGTCTGAAGTTCCTCGATGTCGCCTGTGTGCTGGCCATTGTGGGCATCTGGATCGAGAAGGGCATGGGCCTGGTCATCCCCGGTTTCGTTCCCACGCCCCTCGGCGAAATGGTGGAATACACGCCCTCGCTGAATGAGACGCTGATTTGCCTTGGCATCTGGGCGTTCGGACTGCTGTGCTACACGGTGTTGCTCCGCGTGGCTGTGCCGATCTTGCAAGGCGAGATCTCGCAAGCCAACGAGCCGGGGGCCGGGCTGCAAGACACGGATGCTCAGTTGCGGTCGCTGGTTGAAGCGCAGTCTTCGCACAAATCCCATGTCGAAACCGCTTACGATTGA
- a CDS encoding methyltransferase domain-containing protein has protein sequence MISSAKQKPLSEMTSNEIKAAVREKYSLVATTPDAEFNFPVGRTFAESVGYPKLLLDQLPASIWESFTGAGNPQPFVDAKPGETLLDLGCGAGLDLYLYARAVGPTGRCYGVDIAEAMAAKARENLRTLGVANVEILVGHSDNIPLPDASVEIVASNGIYNLSPLKEPVMREVFRVLKPGGRTVFAEIVLKRALPEEVRKSVKDWFRCIGGALPESDFVAAMKKIGFERIEVLAKGRNARTGHELALCATMRAFKQHT, from the coding sequence ATGATCAGTTCCGCCAAGCAGAAGCCACTTTCGGAAATGACCTCCAACGAGATCAAGGCGGCGGTGCGGGAAAAATACTCGTTGGTGGCGACGACGCCGGACGCGGAGTTCAACTTTCCCGTTGGACGCACGTTCGCGGAAAGCGTCGGCTACCCGAAACTGTTGCTCGATCAACTACCTGCCTCGATATGGGAATCGTTCACGGGCGCGGGCAACCCGCAGCCATTTGTGGACGCCAAGCCCGGCGAAACGTTGCTCGATCTCGGCTGCGGCGCGGGGCTTGATCTCTACCTGTACGCGCGCGCAGTCGGACCGACGGGCCGGTGCTACGGCGTGGACATCGCCGAGGCGATGGCCGCCAAGGCGCGCGAGAACCTGCGCACGCTCGGCGTAGCCAACGTCGAGATTCTAGTGGGCCACTCGGACAACATCCCATTGCCTGACGCCTCGGTGGAAATCGTAGCCAGCAACGGCATCTATAATCTCTCGCCACTTAAAGAGCCGGTGATGCGCGAGGTCTTCCGCGTGCTCAAGCCTGGCGGGCGCACTGTCTTCGCCGAGATAGTGTTGAAGAGAGCGCTGCCCGAGGAAGTCCGTAAGAGCGTAAAGGACTGGTTTCGATGCATCGGCGGAGCGTTGCCTGAGTCCGATTTCGTGGCAGCGATGAAGAAAATTGGATTCGAGCGGATCGAGGTACTGGCCAAAGGCCGCAACGCCCGTACGGGCCACGAGTTGGCCTTGTGCGCCACCATGCGGGCTTTCAAACAACACACCTAA